TTCATTAATGGAAAGTCTATACCCCATTAAGATCTTGATGAAAAAACCCTGCTCACGAAGAGCGGGGTTTTTTCCAATTGAGCAATACACCCAAGGGAAGGCACCTGCATACGGTATATTGACCTAAAGAAGAGAAAGGAGCATTTTCAATGTCTGAAGAGAAACATATCATTGAGAAAGGGATTCTCTCGGAACCCCCTTTTTACCAAGCTTCACCCTCAGATGCCTTCCGACAGGAAACGTTTTCTACGGATGCCTCTCTCTATTCTTCTCAACCCCTCTATACCGCTTCTTATCCCAATCCACTCCATCTTCCCAGCTATTCTGTGTCGGCAAATTGGTCTTACCCTTCGTATCCTGTCTATCCTATTGTTAGCCCATGTGACGTAATGATGGTGGTTCGCCCGGCCGTAAAACATGGACTTCAGGGTATGGAGAGGTCAATCAATCCACGGAAAACCTTAAATGAAACGGCGATGATTGCCTACCTGCTTGGCGCTGGTTTTGATTATCGTTCGGCAGAATACCTTGTGGAATCTTGGGAAATCGGAGATATGCCCTTTGATCAAGAAACGAGATAATGAATGAGGAGCCGAAATCGGGCTCCTACCTACATAAGTTGTTTAGAAAATGTTAAATACGCAATATTCTAAGAAGGAATTCCTTTGTTTGTGTAGAATACTATAATCTCGTGAATCGAAAAGGGGATTGAAACTTAGAAAGAAAGAAGGATATTGTAGATTGATGGCGAATTACTTTTTTATCCGAATGGAGAAGGGAATGATTTGGCATGCCATCCATTCCTGAAGAGATCATTGAGAAAGTACGACTCGCCCATGACATCGTTGATGTGGTGAGCCAATATGTCTCTTTGCGGAAGAGTGGAAAAAGATATATGGGCTTATGTCCCTTCCATTCCGAAAAAACCCCATCCTTTACCGTTGTCCCCGATAAACAGTTTTTTTACTGCTTTGGTTGCCATGTGGGAGGAGATGTCCTGAAGTTTATCATGGAGATCGAAGGTTTTTCCTATGTGGAATCGATTCAATACCTTGCCGAAAAAGCGGGAATTCCTTTGCCTGAGATGGAAATGCGGGTGCAGTCGGAAGAGGATTTAAAAAAGGAGAGGATGAGGGAAGCGCATCTTCTGGCAACAAAATATTACCATCATGTTTTAAATTATACACGAACTGGAGAAACTGCAAGAGAATACTTGAAAGGGCGTGGGCTTGATTTTAACACCATCCGTACTTTCCAAATCGGCTATGCGCCGGGAAAGGATTATCTGACGAGATTTCTAACAAAAAAAGGATTTGATCCCGATGAAATGGTGGAAGCCGGTTTATTAATCAAAAGTGAAAAGGGGAACTTGTATCGGGATCGATTTGCTGACCGGATTCTCTTTCCCATAGAAGATCTAAAAGGACAAGTCGTCGGTTTTAGCGGTAGAACCCTTGGGGATGGAAAGCCAAAATATTTAAATACCCCGGAAACCCCTCTTTTCCGTAAAAGCTCGATCCTCTTTAATTTCTACAGAGCGAAAAAAAGTATTCGAAGCAGCGGACAAGTTATTCTCATGGAAGGTCATATGGATGTGATCACCGCTTATCAAGCAGGAATTGAAAACGTGATTGCCTCTCAAGGAACTTCTTTTACCGAGGAAATGGCGCGATTTTTGCGCAGATATGTGGAGCAAGTTACGCTTTGCTACGATGGGGATGAGGCCGGGCAGGATTCAACATCACGGGCCGCTACGATCTTGGAGGAACACGGTTTAAGCGTAAGAGTCGCTTTATTGCGGGATGGAAAGGATCCCGACGAGTATATTCGACTCTATGGAGGAGATCGTTTTCGCGTCGAGATCCTAAAATCGTCCGTCCCATTCATTACTTTTCGCCTGGATAGGCTGAAAAGAGGGTTGAATCTCCAAGATCCTCAGATTCGTAGTAAATATGTAGAAAAAGCCCTCGCTGAAATTTCCATGCTTTCCAGTGCGATTGAAAGGGAAGAATATTTGAATGCTTTAGGAAATGAATTCCAAATTCCGTTACAGGTGTTAAGAAAAGAATTGGAGAAAATCGTCAGAAAGAATCTCCGTGATGAAAAAAGAAGGGATATGTCTGTAAATAAGTGGAATAATAAGATGGATATCAGCATATCCTCCAGTGAAAAGAGGCTAAAACCGGCCTTTGTGAATGCGGAGCGGAAGCTGCTTGGTCTCATGATAAAGCATCCGGAGATCATCCCTCGCGTGATGAATGATTTGGGGGGGGCATTTAATGAAGAAGCGCATGTGGTTATTGCCGCGGAGATTTACGCCGGTTACTTAGACGGAGAGAAATATCTCCCTACAGCTATTCTTCACCGATTGGGGAATCCTG
The DNA window shown above is from Thermicanus aegyptius DSM 12793 and carries:
- the dnaG gene encoding DNA primase; translation: MPSIPEEIIEKVRLAHDIVDVVSQYVSLRKSGKRYMGLCPFHSEKTPSFTVVPDKQFFYCFGCHVGGDVLKFIMEIEGFSYVESIQYLAEKAGIPLPEMEMRVQSEEDLKKERMREAHLLATKYYHHVLNYTRTGETAREYLKGRGLDFNTIRTFQIGYAPGKDYLTRFLTKKGFDPDEMVEAGLLIKSEKGNLYRDRFADRILFPIEDLKGQVVGFSGRTLGDGKPKYLNTPETPLFRKSSILFNFYRAKKSIRSSGQVILMEGHMDVITAYQAGIENVIASQGTSFTEEMARFLRRYVEQVTLCYDGDEAGQDSTSRAATILEEHGLSVRVALLRDGKDPDEYIRLYGGDRFRVEILKSSVPFITFRLDRLKRGLNLQDPQIRSKYVEKALAEISMLSSAIEREEYLNALGNEFQIPLQVLRKELEKIVRKNLRDEKRRDMSVNKWNNKMDISISSSEKRLKPAFVNAERKLLGLMIKHPEIIPRVMNDLGGAFNEEAHVVIAAEIYAGYLDGEKYLPTAILHRLGNPELQSRLTEIIMEEMDEPISDKGLSDLIEVIKEVPKQRELNVMMKERAIALETGDLSKARSLDIQIRERQKKMKRILLRR